CGGCGCCATGCTCGGCGCGGTCTCCTCGCTCTATGGCTGCGGCCTGCTGCGGCTCACCGGCGTCGTCGGCTCGGCGCCCTGGGTCGCCAGCGCGGTGGCCGGCGGCTTCATCGCCGCGCTGGTCATGGCGGCGATGGTGCTGCGCGCGCGCGGCCAGACGCCTGCCGCTACCACCGCGCGGCTCGAGGAACTGCAGTCGCGCATCCAGCCGCACTTTCTGTTCAACACCCTCAACAGCGCGATCGCCCTGGTGCGCGAGGAGCCGGCCAAGGCGGAGACCATGCTGGAAGACCTGGCCGAGCTGTTCCGCCAGGCGCTGGCGGACCCGGGCGAATCCGGCACGCTGGCGGACGAAATCGCGCTGGCCGAGCGCTACCTGGCCATCGAGCAGGTGCGTTTCGGCGACCGCCTGCGCATCCGCTGGGACCTGGACGCCGCCGCCAGCAGCGCGCGGCTGCCGCCGCTTTTGCTGCAGCCGCTGGTGGAAAACGCCATCAAGCACGGCGTGGAGCCCAGCCCCGAGGGCGCCAAGCTGCGCATCCGCACCGAGCGGCGCGGCAGCGTGGTGGTGATCGAAGTGGTCAA
The Variovorax sp. OAS795 genome window above contains:
- a CDS encoding histidine kinase — its product is MGWLPNVSLMRNPAILSASSTSTPSAPPERGRLPARGSAGLFDACQIGVVLRTVLFVEAVVATGTLFVSPSAGEWLVQTATVTGGALPATLLWLVAACGLRKPLGRLPRQAQYVAGAMLGAVSSLYGCGLLRLTGVVGSAPWVASAVAGGFIAALVMAAMVLRARGQTPAATTARLEELQSRIQPHFLFNTLNSAIALVREEPAKAETMLEDLAELFRQALADPGESGTLADEIALAERYLAIEQVRFGDRLRIRWDLDAAASSARLPPLLLQPLVENAIKHGVEPSPEGAKLRIRTERRGSVVVIEVVNSLPPLRWADEPLPRGHGIALANVRDRLRLLHDMQMQFSAGMDQKNYRVRIAIPAEP